CATGGATACATTGCAACTCACTCTAGGGGGAGGGGTGCGGGTCGCATTGGCTCTGCCTTCAGCCTCAAATGATTCTCCATCTGCCCTGCAGGGGGGCTGCAGCTGTGGGGGGCAAGGAGATTTTTCCAGGGATGGGGCTTGTTTTTGGCACCCATCCCCAATCAACCTCCACCAATCCTACCATGAGCCCATATAGGGGTGACTCCATCTCTTGGTGGGATTTGCAAGAGCATGTTGGGGTGAGGGGTCTGGAGGAGTGCTGAGTCCAGTGCTCCAGGCTGGACTGTGTTGGAGAGAAGACTGAGGTACTGACTTTTCAGACCCTGGGGGAGTTCAGCTGGAAGAGCATCTGCTCCACCTGCCcccttcatttattcactcatccattcacgCACCCTACGTGGTGTGACTATATGCCAGGCAGTCTTCATCCTGATAGTGGCCCTGTTAGGGACGTGTGACAATCATCTTCCATTTACGGTGAGGAAACCGAGGTTCAAGGCCCCACAACCTCTTACCCCAGCCCCTGGGGGACAGAACCAGCATGTGAGTCTTATCTCCAGACTCCAGCCCCAGACTGGGCAGTCCTCCTCCAGGTTGGCCCAGCAGGGATGTGACATCAAGCGAGCTGCCTGGACCAAGTCCCCTCTGCCTTTGGCTCACTGCTGTGTTCTCAGCAACCAGCCTGGGGTGGGCACAGCTACAGTCCAGGTGTTGCAACAGGGCTATTGGAAAGCTGGGTCCAATGACCTGTCCTTGTCCAGACCCCCTCCTGTGTGAAATATTGGAAAGTTCTGTTGCTGCTCAGAGGTGAGAGGGCACTTCCCCCTCACACTACCTACCATACCACCCCTGCCAGCTTGGCCCAACCTCACCTTTCCTCAAAGCCTGGAGGAGAAGAAGGCACGTGTCTCCACAAGGACCACTCCTGAACCAGAGGCCCAGGCCTTGAGAACTCCCACCCACTTTCAAGGGTCCTTTGGACACACACTCAGTGGATAGAGCTCTTGCCTTGTTATGTGTTCATTCCTTCATGTATTTATTCCACCTTGATCTCTagcacctctctgtgcctggcccTGCCAGGCAATGGGGATACTATAACCCTGCCTAGGGGAGATCATGCTGGGATGGGCTGCTGGGGGCAGGAGTAGGGGGGAAGCTCCCCCTCCGCAGCTTGGGCTTCATgttctccactcccaccccctctACCCTTGGGCATCTCTCTGGGTCACTGAGGTGAGGACTGAAGATGATAGGAGGAAGGGTTTCCTCACTGATCAAAGACGGTCCACCAGGCCTGAGTTATTGTTGATGATattgaggaaaaggaggaaggaaaggagaaggggcaGGGAACAGGCAGGAGGAAGGTGGAGAGGAGGGAAATTCAAGGAGGGAGGAAGTTGCCTTCCCACAGCTGGAGGAACCAGCCGCCACAACTGGCCAGCATTTGTGAAATTCAGCCTTTTACGGAGgtctgtcacactgtggtcagaGAGTTGACCCCTGCGGCCTGTGCAGAGGAAGTGGAGGATAGAGCCCAGGGTGGGGAGAGGTAGGAGATCTGGACGCAAGGCCTGGCTCCATGACCTTTCACTGGGGAACTTGATGAGTCTTTTTTCTTGTGGGGTTTCATGTCTCCCATCTGTACAATGAAGTGGGGCTCTCTGCTTTTGGTGTGGTTTTCCAGCATCCACTGGGTGCCTTCTGTGTGCCTGGGCCTCTGCTCTTACTCGCAGGAGGGGAACCAGACAAGGACCACTCAGAGTGATTTGGCTGTGATGGGGGAAACCATGGGGCTGTGGGAACATAGTGAAGTCAGGGGAGGCTTCCAGGAGGAAGTGTCATCTGCACTAATCCTGGAAGAATGAGACTATTCCTACGTGTCTTCCGCTCACCAAACCAGGACAGAGGCCACATGGAGCAGGTGTCTCTGTAGAGGCCAAACAACTCTGCTGCACCTGGAGGGTGCAGGTTTGGAGGGAGGCGCAATGTTTTCTGCATGGCTGCACACACCTGGGCCTCCTCACCCAAACCCTGTGGGTAGATGGAGACTTGAAGTGGCTCTTCAGGAAAAGCCTAGGGAATTGTTTTTCCATTAAATTTAAGCCACTaacgtttattgagcacctactgtgtgccctgTCCAGTGCTAGGGACTGGAAAAGGGGCAACATTCAGCAGGTTTAAGAAGGTTTAATAATTGTTCTATGAGACAGAAGACTTCAAGGTCCCCTGGAGGCTGTCGAGAGAGAGGGTGGCAGAAGAGGATGAGAAGATCACGTGGCCAGGGGCTTTCTGAACTGGGCCTTTAAAGATGGGGAGTTCCGATAGGCAGAGGGCAGCAAGGAGAGGCTTCAAGAACACGAGCCAAAGCTTGGAGGCAGGAGTGCATTTGCCTCGTTCAGAGAGCAGTGAGAGGTTGGGGAAGAAGCGGGAAGGCTGGAGGTCTTGTCTGGAGCCAGACCACGTAAAGCCTCGAGTGGTGGTGTTGAACACTGAGTATCAGGGCAGGGCTTGGGCCAGGTTGGCACCTTACCTGGGCTCCTGTCATACCAGTGATCACTTTATTTGTGTCTGTCCCTCTGTGAGTCTCTCTTCCAGGAACCAGGAGCCCCTCAAGTTCCCCCATCTGACTCTCTGCTGCTCAGGGCCTGTCCCTGAGGAATTGCCCAGAAGTTTATGATATTCTAAAAGGAATGTGGTCCAGCCCCTCTATTTGGCTAGTGAAGTCTAGAGACCCAGGGCCAGGCCATGAGGCTGAGCGGCTCAGCTGGTTCCTGTGGGTCTGTGGTCCACATCTGTCTCCAGGATGAAGTTAGGGACTGGGGCCTAGTGGTAGTCAGGGCCCTGGGCCACAAATTCCAAAGAAATCAGTCAGTAGATCAAAAAGGGAATGAAGCTGAGCTGCAGTCCAGAAAGAAAAGCCAGGCTATGAGCCTGAAACAAGGGAGCCCTGTGGGGGCCTCAGGGGACACCCTGCTTCAGGCCCTGCCCCACACCTGTGGAATCCATTCTGAAGAGCTTGGGTCAGGGCGAATGCAACTCTGTTGTCTTCAGGGACTGGTTCATCTCTGGTTTGGATCTTCTAACCCAGGAGGGCTCAGAGATAGGGGTAGCagcaggcagggagggcaggcaggGGCAGTCCCTCAGCCCTCCTCAGCCCTCCTCAGCCCTCCTCAGCCCTCCTCAGCCATCCTCAGCTCCCCGGCTCCCTGGCTTCAACTTCTCCAGGGTCCTGCTCACGGTGGACAGGCTGCTGCGGGCTCCTGGGGGAGAGACCAGGGACAGGCTCTGCCTGAGTAGACAGATCTCCATAGAGATGCCAGGGTCAGAGGAGCCCAAAGGGACCTGAGATCAAAGTGCCCGGTGACCCCAGGGTAGAGCTGGGGTAGAAGGGGGAGAGAGGGCAGTCCTGGGGCAGTTCCAGCCCAGTTTTAAGAGGCACCATGGTCAGAACGGCTCCTCAGGAAGATGGCAGCACAGTGTGGGGTGGAGGCAGGACTGTGGAGCTGCCTGCCTGGTTTGGGATCTGGCTctaccacttcctagctgtgagATTGTGAGCATGTCACTTCATCTCCCTGTGCCTTAGTTGTCCCATGTACAAAATGAAGCGAATTATAGTACCTCCCTCATCTGGCTGTTGCGAGGttttaatgagttaatatatgtaaagggcTTGGAACAGTGTCTGGAATGGGACCTTTTGCTGAGTGTCGGGTGTCCTACCACTGGTGGCAGAGACTGTGGACTGGGGTCATCTTTGAGAAACTCCTGCCCCGAAATTTTCCATTGTGTGTGGGGATGGGAACCAAGGAGATGCCCAGTTTCAGGAATCAGCTCTGAGAGTTGGATTCCACAATGGGAGAGGAGAGTGGGAAAATAAACTGGGGCATGGGACCtatgggaggggaaggggcagtGAGGTTCCCCCATCCCAGGGTCCACGCTGGGCATAACAGAGAAGCCCTGAGGACAAACAAGAGGGGATCAGCCTGGCCTGGAGTGAGAAGGGGCTGGCTGAACACGCTGAACTACCCAAGCACGCTGGCTCCCTGTGTCGGAGAAGCCCTTCCACATGCATCTCAAGGCTTCTCTCTGGGCCCCACAGAGCTGCTCAGCCAGAGAGGGAAGATGAAAGATGGACCCTGGAACTTCTGGAACTTACCTTCCTTATTGCCATTGGTGCTGGATCTTCCCTCCCCATGATCTGGCCCTGGACGGGGGTGGATTCTCAGGTTCCCTGCAGGATGAGACCACACCATGAACCCTGGTTACTGAGCTATACCCAAATCAAGCACAGCTTGGGAAGGGAGGTCCTGCCTGCTGTCTAATCTCCATCCCTGCTGCTGTCTTTGCTCCACTGCATTCCTTTAGGTCTCCCACATGATCTGATCTGATTTGGGGAGAGGCAGAAGAAATAGGCCCTTGAAGGAGAAGATAGCAGATTTTTTGAGGAGGTGGGGGTCCTGGGGAAAACTGGGGATATGTAAAGCCCTACAGGATAGACGGAGATGGGAGTCTATATGAGATGAGGTGGGGAGCTATACAGAGGTCTTGGGGTCTTAGGGGAGATGGAGGGTATTTATGGGGCATAAGGATGAAGAGGAGATTATCTGGCGATCTGGGAGGCTTTGGGGGAGATGGACTCCCTAGGTGCTCCGAGCTGGTCCAGGCACCTTTGCacaggcagcaggctggattCTGTTACACTGTAGTCATGGCAAcaccacacaacacacacacagcagcGCCAACACACACAGCCAGGAGCAGTCTCACACATGGGCTCAGCTCAGCTATGTGCTGGGTCACAGACTCACACACCAAGTCCTTGGCAGAGGGGTCTGCTGGGGCAGGGACAGGCTGAGGACTCACTTATCGTAGGCAGGATGTGGTCCAAGTTGAACCGAGCCTTCAGGAAGGGGTAGGCCAAGATGAGGATCCCTgagcagagagaaacagaggggTTCTGTGATAATGAGGGGGTCTGGGTGTGTGAGGTACATAAGGCGC
The sequence above is drawn from the Cynocephalus volans isolate mCynVol1 chromosome 8, mCynVol1.pri, whole genome shotgun sequence genome and encodes:
- the KNCN gene encoding kinocilin — its product is MDIPVSSRDFRCLQLACVALSLVAGSIIIGVSVSKAAAAMGGIFIGAAGLGILILAYPFLKARFNLDHILPTIRNLRIHPRPGPDHGEGRSSTNGNKEGARSSLSTVSRTLEKLKPGSRGAEDG